TCGAAGCGCTCACGGGCCGCGCGCTGCCCGAAGCGCAAGGTGGCCCGCTCGGCCCGATCCTGGCGTCGGGCGCGGGCGTGCAGACGGGGCTGGTGCTGTCCTTCCTCGCCTCACGCGTGCTCGGCCAGTACGACCCCTTCGGCGGCCCCGAACGCGAAGGGCAGCTGCTGCTCGTCGCGCCCAACGTGGTCGCCGCGGAGCGCGCGATGAAGGTGCACGCGCCCGACTTCCGGCTGTGGGTCTGCCTGCACGAGTGCACGCACCGCCTGCAGTTCACCGCCGTGCGGTGGCTGCGCGACTACTTTGCCGACGAGGTCGAACGCCTCGTCACCGGCATTGCCGGCCACTCCGCCGACGGCCTGTCCGATCTCGTGGGTCGCCTGCCCGAGGCGCTGAAGCAGCGCGGCAAGGGCATCGGCATCGCGGAACTGCTGCAGTCGCCCTCGGAACGCGCGATCTTCGACCGGCTGCTGGCTCTCTCGACGCTGCTCGAAGGCCACGCCGACTACGTGATGGACGCCGTCGGGCCGCAGGTCGTGCCCAGCGTCGAGGTGATCCGCTCGCGCTTCAGCGCCCGTCGCCAGGGCGGCGGTGTCTTCGACCGCATGCTGCGCGCCCTGCTCGGCCTCGACGCGAAGATCCGCCAGTACGAAGAAGGCGCGAAGTTCACGAAGCACGTGGTGGACGCCGTCGGCATGGAGGGGTTCAACGCGGTCTGGCGCTCGCCGAACACGCTGCCGACCCGGGCCGAGATCAGCGATCCCGCGGCCTGGGTGCGGCGCCTGCACGGGTGAGCGCGCTCGCGGCGGTCCGCCGGGCCGTGCGGGAGTTCCTCACGACGCACGCGCCGCCGCCGGAGGTGTGCGTCGCCGTCTCGGGCGGGGCGGATTCCCTTGCCCTGGCGGAAGCCACGGCGTACGTCGCGCGCCACCGAAAGCTGCGTACGCGAGCCCTGATCGTCGATCACGGGCTTCAGGATGGCTCCGCCGAAGTCGCCGCGCGAGCCGCCGCGGCCGTGAAAGAGCTCGGCGTGGACGCGGCGGAGATCCTCACCGTCGACGTCACGGGCAAGGGCGGCCCCGAAGCCGCCGCGCGCACCGCGAGGTACCGCGCGCTGCGCGAAGCGTTGCCCGGCAGCGAAGGCGGCGAAGAGGGACTCGTGCTCCTCGGCCACACCCTCGACGACCAAGCCGAAACGGTGCTGCTGGGCCTCGGCCGCGGCTCCGGGCCGCGGTCGCTGGCCGGTATGCGCCCGCTCGACCCGCCATGGGGCCGTCCGCTGCTGGGCGTCACGCGCGAGCAGACCCGTGGTGCCTGCGCCGAGCTCGGCGTCGAGCCGTGGCAGGACCCGCACAACGCCGATCCGCGCTTCACCCGTGTCCGCCTGCGGGCGGAAGTGCTGCCGCTGCTGGAAGACGTGCTCGCCGGCGGCGTCGCGGCCGCGTTGGCCCGAACGGCCGCACAGCTGCGCGACGACACCGAGGCGTTGGACACAGTCGCGGACAGGATTCTCACCCGAGCGGGCGGGCCCGAAGGGCTGGACGTGACGGTGCTCGAAGGTGAGCCGGCGGCACTGCGCAGA
The sequence above is a segment of the Amycolatopsis sp. 2-15 genome. Coding sequences within it:
- a CDS encoding zinc-dependent metalloprotease is translated as MVDWDLAASTGARLVRGGPQVPKEEAARAVTDLRDLTAEAEGHVRELTGLGQDLPLLPGTVVDRPGWVRSAASGLEALTGRALPEAQGGPLGPILASGAGVQTGLVLSFLASRVLGQYDPFGGPEREGQLLLVAPNVVAAERAMKVHAPDFRLWVCLHECTHRLQFTAVRWLRDYFADEVERLVTGIAGHSADGLSDLVGRLPEALKQRGKGIGIAELLQSPSERAIFDRLLALSTLLEGHADYVMDAVGPQVVPSVEVIRSRFSARRQGGGVFDRMLRALLGLDAKIRQYEEGAKFTKHVVDAVGMEGFNAVWRSPNTLPTRAEISDPAAWVRRLHG
- the tilS gene encoding tRNA lysidine(34) synthetase TilS; the encoded protein is MSALAAVRRAVREFLTTHAPPPEVCVAVSGGADSLALAEATAYVARHRKLRTRALIVDHGLQDGSAEVAARAAAAVKELGVDAAEILTVDVTGKGGPEAAARTARYRALREALPGSEGGEEGLVLLGHTLDDQAETVLLGLGRGSGPRSLAGMRPLDPPWGRPLLGVTREQTRGACAELGVEPWQDPHNADPRFTRVRLRAEVLPLLEDVLAGGVAAALARTAAQLRDDTEALDTVADRILTRAGGPEGLDVTVLEGEPAALRRRVLRRWLLGSGVRELTDAHLRSVDALVARWRGQGGVWLPGNLEARRCRGRLSLSGPEPTTRGE